In Streptomyces alboniger, the following are encoded in one genomic region:
- a CDS encoding AMP-binding protein: MEPNGIPGLTPSGHTDTFARDHLPPREQWPVLVHDRPELHYPARLNCGAELLDRTAERFGAARPVFHTASGETWTYGDLRGHVDRIARVLTTDLDVRPGQRVLLRGPTTPWLAACWLAVMKAGAVAVTVLAQQRAQELATMCEIAEVRHALCDVRSVDDLIKAGVPGLSVTTYGGEGPDDLLARAAAGRPERYEAVDTAADDVALIAFTSGTTGRPKGCMHFHRDVLAIADTFARHILKPVPDDVFAGSPPLGFTFGLGGLVIFPLRFGASSVLLEQAAPKQLLPAVGRHRVSVLFTAPTAYRTMLDRLDGHDISSLRRCVSAGENLPAATWQAWHRRTGHRIINGIGATELLHIFISAADEAIRPGTTGRPVPGWHARVVDGTGAPVPDGEPGLLAVRGPVGCRYLADERQLQYVRHGWNVTGDTYVRDADGYFRYVARADDMIISAGYNIAGPEVEDALLRHPDVAETAVVGRPDELRGQVVVAYVVPREGAPRDADRLRDFVKAELVPYKCPREIVFLDALPRTATGKLQRFRLRTPDSARASAEPGPVE; the protein is encoded by the coding sequence ATGGAACCCAACGGCATCCCAGGGCTGACACCATCCGGCCACACTGACACCTTCGCCCGGGATCACCTCCCTCCGCGCGAGCAGTGGCCCGTGCTCGTCCACGACCGCCCCGAGCTGCACTACCCCGCCCGGCTCAACTGCGGCGCGGAACTCCTCGACCGGACGGCGGAGCGGTTCGGTGCCGCGCGGCCCGTCTTCCACACCGCGTCCGGCGAGACCTGGACGTACGGCGATTTGCGCGGCCACGTCGACCGCATCGCGCGGGTACTGACCACCGACCTCGACGTGCGGCCCGGCCAGCGCGTACTGCTGCGCGGGCCCACCACGCCGTGGCTCGCGGCCTGTTGGCTGGCGGTGATGAAGGCGGGCGCGGTCGCCGTGACGGTCCTCGCCCAGCAGCGCGCGCAGGAGCTGGCCACCATGTGCGAGATCGCCGAGGTGCGGCACGCGCTGTGTGACGTGCGGTCGGTCGACGACCTGATCAAGGCCGGAGTGCCGGGCCTGAGCGTCACCACGTACGGGGGTGAGGGCCCCGACGACCTGCTGGCGCGCGCGGCCGCCGGTCGGCCCGAGCGCTACGAGGCGGTGGACACGGCAGCCGACGACGTCGCTCTCATCGCCTTCACGTCCGGCACGACGGGCCGCCCCAAGGGGTGCATGCACTTCCACCGCGACGTGCTCGCCATCGCCGACACCTTCGCACGGCACATCCTCAAGCCGGTCCCCGACGACGTGTTCGCCGGGAGCCCCCCGCTCGGCTTCACGTTCGGGCTCGGCGGGCTCGTCATCTTCCCGCTGCGCTTCGGCGCGTCATCGGTCCTGCTCGAACAGGCGGCGCCCAAGCAGCTCCTGCCCGCCGTCGGGCGGCACCGCGTCTCCGTGCTGTTCACCGCGCCGACCGCGTACCGCACGATGCTGGACCGGCTCGACGGGCACGACATCTCCTCGCTGCGCCGCTGCGTCTCGGCGGGCGAGAACCTTCCCGCGGCCACCTGGCAGGCCTGGCACCGGCGGACCGGGCACCGCATCATCAACGGCATCGGCGCGACGGAACTGCTGCACATCTTCATCTCCGCCGCCGACGAGGCGATCCGCCCGGGCACGACGGGCCGCCCGGTGCCGGGCTGGCACGCGCGCGTGGTGGACGGTACCGGGGCCCCGGTGCCGGACGGCGAGCCCGGACTGCTCGCGGTGCGCGGGCCCGTCGGCTGCCGCTATCTCGCCGACGAGCGCCAGCTCCAGTACGTACGCCACGGCTGGAACGTCACCGGTGACACGTACGTCCGCGACGCCGACGGCTACTTCCGCTATGTCGCCCGCGCGGACGACATGATCATCTCGGCCGGGTACAATATCGCGGGCCCCGAGGTGGAGGATGCGCTGCTGCGCCATCCGGATGTCGCGGAGACCGCGGTCGTCGGGCGACCCGACGAGCTGCGCGGGCAGGTGGTCGTGGCGTACGTGGTGCCGCGCGAGGGCGCGCCGCGGGACGCGGACCGGCTCCGTGACTTCGTGAAAGCCGAGCTGGTCCCCTACAAGTGCCCGCGCGAGATCGTCTTCCTGGACGCGCTGCCGAGGACGGCGACCGGGAAGCTGCAGAGGTTCCGGCTGCGTACGCCGGACTCCGCGCGGGCCTCGGCGGAGCCGGGGCCCGTAGAGTGA
- a CDS encoding PaaX family transcriptional regulator translates to MSEQHTPRSLIVTFYGAYGRAAPGPVPVAELVRLLAPAGVDAPSVRSSVSRLKRRGLLVPARTEAGAAGYALSPDARQLLDDGDRRIYGTTAAGAREGGWVLAVFSVPEAERHKRHVLRSRLAGLGFGTAAPGVWIAPAHLYEETRHTLERLQLSSYVDLFRGEHLGFAATAEAVARWWDLAALAKQHEAFLDRHEPVLRSWQARGDAPPAPEEAYRDYLLALDSWRQLPYADPGLPADLLPRNWPGARSAAVFAALDGLLRQAGARFVSPDTA, encoded by the coding sequence GTGTCCGAGCAGCACACTCCACGGTCCCTGATCGTCACCTTCTACGGCGCCTACGGCCGGGCCGCACCCGGCCCGGTCCCGGTGGCCGAGCTGGTGCGCCTCCTCGCGCCGGCCGGCGTCGACGCGCCCTCCGTGCGCTCGTCGGTGTCACGGCTCAAGCGGCGCGGCCTCCTCGTGCCGGCGCGCACGGAGGCGGGCGCGGCGGGCTACGCCCTCTCCCCCGACGCCCGTCAACTGCTGGACGACGGCGACCGCCGTATCTACGGCACCACGGCGGCCGGGGCGCGGGAGGGCGGCTGGGTCCTCGCCGTCTTCTCGGTGCCCGAGGCGGAGCGGCACAAGCGGCACGTGCTGCGCTCCCGTCTCGCGGGCCTCGGTTTCGGCACCGCGGCGCCGGGCGTCTGGATCGCCCCCGCGCACCTCTACGAGGAGACAAGGCACACCCTGGAGCGCCTTCAACTTTCCTCGTACGTCGATCTGTTCCGCGGTGAGCACCTGGGCTTCGCCGCGACGGCGGAGGCGGTGGCCCGCTGGTGGGACCTCGCCGCGCTGGCCAAGCAGCACGAGGCGTTCCTGGACCGCCACGAGCCCGTCCTTCGCTCCTGGCAGGCGCGCGGGGACGCTCCCCCGGCGCCCGAGGAGGCCTACCGCGACTACCTCCTGGCCCTGGACTCCTGGCGCCAACTCCCCTACGCGGACCCGGGACTGCCCGCCGACCTCCTCCCGCGGAACTGGCCCGGCGCACGGTCGGCGGCGGTGTTCGCGGCGCTGGACGGGCTGCTGCGGCAGGCGGGGGCGCGGTTCGTGTCGCCCGATACCGCCTGA
- a CDS encoding helix-turn-helix domain-containing protein: MADDYLVRIGKLIRDARQHRGWTQTQLAEALSTSQSAVNRIERGNQNISLEMIARIGEALDSEIVSLGYAGPMHLRVVGGRRLSGSIDVKTSKNACVALLCASLLNKGRTVLRRVARIEEVYRLLEVLNSIGVRTRWINDGVDLEIVPPAKLEMDAIDAEAARRTRSIIMFLGPLLHRMDRFKLPYAGGCDLGTRTIEPHMIALRRFGLDIAATEGLYHAEVARDVSPDRPIVLTERGDTVTENALLAAARSAGTTVIRNASSNYMVQDLCFFLEALGVKVEGIGTTTLTVHGVPTIDVDVDYSPSEDPVEAMSLLAAAVVTESELTVRRVPIEFLEIELAVLEEMGLDHDRSAEYAADNGRTRLIDLTVRPSKLEAPIDKIHPMPFPGLNIDNVPFFAAIAAAAQGKTLIHDWVYDNRAIYLTDLNRLGGRLQLLDPHRVLVEGPTRWRAAEMMCPPALRPAVVVLLAMMAAEGTSVLRNVYVINRGYEDLAERLNSVGAQIETFRDI, from the coding sequence ATGGCAGACGACTACCTCGTACGCATCGGCAAGCTCATCCGTGATGCCCGGCAGCACCGGGGCTGGACACAGACGCAGCTCGCCGAAGCGCTCAGCACCAGCCAGAGCGCCGTGAACCGCATCGAGCGGGGCAACCAGAACATCAGCCTTGAGATGATCGCCCGCATCGGCGAGGCGCTCGACAGCGAGATCGTGTCGCTCGGTTACGCCGGGCCGATGCACCTGCGGGTGGTCGGCGGGCGCCGCCTCTCCGGCTCCATCGACGTCAAGACGAGCAAGAACGCGTGCGTGGCGCTGCTCTGTGCGTCCCTGCTCAACAAGGGCCGCACGGTGCTGCGCCGCGTCGCCCGCATCGAGGAGGTCTACCGCCTTCTGGAGGTGCTCAACTCCATCGGCGTACGCACCCGTTGGATCAACGACGGCGTCGACCTGGAGATCGTGCCGCCCGCCAAGCTGGAGATGGACGCCATCGACGCGGAGGCCGCGCGCCGCACCCGCTCGATCATCATGTTCCTCGGCCCTCTGCTGCACCGCATGGACCGCTTCAAGCTGCCGTACGCGGGCGGCTGCGACCTCGGCACCCGCACGATCGAGCCACACATGATCGCGCTGCGCCGGTTCGGTCTGGACATCGCGGCGACCGAGGGGCTGTACCACGCCGAGGTCGCGCGGGACGTCTCCCCCGACCGGCCCATCGTGCTGACCGAGCGCGGGGACACCGTCACGGAGAACGCGCTGCTCGCCGCGGCCCGCAGCGCGGGCACCACCGTCATCCGCAACGCCTCCTCGAACTACATGGTCCAGGACCTGTGCTTCTTCCTGGAGGCGCTGGGCGTCAAGGTCGAGGGCATCGGGACGACGACGCTGACCGTGCACGGCGTGCCGACCATCGACGTCGACGTCGACTACTCCCCGTCCGAGGACCCGGTCGAGGCGATGAGCCTGCTGGCCGCCGCCGTCGTCACGGAGTCCGAGCTGACGGTGCGCCGGGTGCCGATCGAGTTCCTGGAGATCGAGCTGGCGGTCCTGGAGGAGATGGGCCTCGACCACGACCGCTCGGCGGAGTACGCGGCGGACAACGGCCGCACGCGCCTCATCGACCTCACCGTGCGCCCCTCCAAACTGGAGGCACCGATCGACAAGATCCACCCGATGCCGTTCCCCGGCCTGAACATCGACAACGTCCCCTTCTTCGCGGCCATCGCGGCGGCGGCCCAGGGCAAGACGCTGATCCACGACTGGGTGTACGACAACCGGGCGATCTACCTCACGGACCTCAACCGCCTGGGCGGCCGCCTCCAACTCCTGGACCCGCACCGCGTCCTGGTCGAGGGCCCCACCCGCTGGCGCGCCGCGGAAATGATGTGCCCTCCGGCGCTGCGCCCCGCCGTGGTCGTCCTCCTCGCGATGATGGCGGCAGAGGGCACGTCGGTGCTGCGCAACGTGTACGTGATCAACCGTGGGTACGAGGATCTGGCGGAGCGGCTGAATTCGGTGGGGGCGCAGATCGAGACGTTCCGGGACATCTAA
- a CDS encoding bifunctional salicylyl-CoA 5-hydroxylase/oxidoreductase gives MAVIGGGPGGLYAAALLKRLDPAREVTVWERNAPDDTFGFGVVLSDETLGGIEHADPAVYAALQAEFVRWDDIDIVHRDRRHTSGGHGFAALGRRRLLEILHARCRDLGVQLRFRTEAEPAATLATAYDLVVAADGVHSLTREAHAEAFGPSVTTHRCRYIWLAADFAFDAFRFEIAETEYGVMQLHGYPFSAAGRGASTVIVEMREEVWEAAGFDGLDERESTARCAKIFTEALGGRPLRGNKSAWINFRTVVNSRWSHGNTVLLGDAAHTAHFSIGSGTKLAVEDALALAACLQEQPDIPSALQAYETERRPVVESTQRAACASLEWFERLPDYLDQPPRQFAFNLLTRSRRVTHDNLRLRDAHFTRSVEDEFGCPDGTPPMFTPFTLRGLTLRNRVVVSPMDMYSAEDGVPGDFHLVHLGARALGGAGLVMTEMVCVSERGRITPGCTGLYTAEQAAAWRRITDFAHTRAPGTAIGVQLGHSGRKGSTKLMWDGIDDPLPDGNWPLSAPSPLPYKPASQTPRELSRAGLTEIREQFVAAARRADLAGFDLLELHCAHGYLLSGFLSPLTNHRTDAYGGTLTARLRFPLEVFDAIREVWPEEKPMTVRISATDWADGGTTAEDAVEIARAFAAHGADAIDVSTGQVVSDERPAYGRSYQTPYADRIRNETGIPVLTVGAISSWDDVNSLLLAGRTDLCALARPHLYDPHWTLHAAAEQGYQGPGAPWPLQYRAGSRRPQTGRTDAPKPRLSLNR, from the coding sequence ATCGCCGTCATAGGCGGCGGCCCCGGCGGCCTCTACGCCGCCGCGCTGCTCAAGCGGCTCGACCCCGCCCGCGAGGTGACCGTGTGGGAGCGCAACGCGCCCGACGACACCTTCGGCTTCGGCGTCGTCCTCTCGGACGAGACGCTGGGTGGCATCGAGCACGCCGACCCGGCCGTCTACGCCGCCCTCCAGGCCGAGTTCGTACGCTGGGACGACATCGACATCGTGCACCGCGACCGGCGCCACACCTCCGGCGGCCACGGCTTCGCCGCGCTCGGGCGGCGCAGGCTTCTGGAGATCCTGCACGCACGCTGCCGCGACCTCGGCGTCCAGCTCCGCTTCCGTACGGAGGCGGAGCCCGCCGCCACCCTCGCCACCGCCTACGACCTGGTCGTCGCCGCCGACGGCGTGCACAGCCTCACCCGCGAGGCGCACGCCGAAGCCTTCGGCCCGAGCGTCACGACGCACCGCTGCCGGTACATCTGGCTGGCCGCCGACTTCGCCTTCGACGCCTTCCGCTTCGAGATCGCCGAGACCGAGTACGGCGTGATGCAGCTGCACGGCTACCCCTTCTCCGCCGCCGGTCGCGGCGCGTCCACCGTCATCGTCGAGATGCGGGAGGAGGTCTGGGAGGCGGCCGGCTTCGACGGACTGGACGAGCGCGAATCCACCGCCCGCTGCGCCAAGATCTTCACGGAGGCGCTCGGCGGCCGCCCCCTGCGCGGCAACAAATCCGCCTGGATCAACTTCCGTACGGTCGTCAACTCCCGCTGGTCCCACGGCAACACGGTCCTGCTCGGCGACGCCGCGCACACCGCCCACTTCTCCATCGGCTCCGGCACCAAGCTCGCCGTCGAGGACGCCCTGGCGCTCGCGGCCTGCCTCCAGGAGCAGCCGGACATCCCGAGCGCCCTCCAGGCGTACGAGACCGAACGCCGCCCCGTGGTCGAGTCCACGCAGCGGGCGGCCTGCGCCAGCCTGGAGTGGTTCGAGCGGCTGCCCGACTACCTCGACCAGCCGCCGCGCCAGTTCGCGTTCAACCTCCTCACCCGCAGCCGCCGCGTCACCCACGACAACCTCCGCCTGCGCGACGCGCACTTCACCCGTTCCGTGGAGGACGAGTTCGGCTGCCCGGACGGTACGCCCCCCATGTTCACGCCCTTCACCCTGCGCGGCCTCACCCTGCGCAACCGCGTCGTGGTCTCCCCGATGGACATGTACTCCGCCGAGGACGGCGTTCCCGGCGACTTCCACCTCGTCCACCTCGGCGCCAGGGCGCTCGGCGGCGCGGGCCTGGTCATGACCGAGATGGTGTGCGTCAGCGAGCGCGGCCGCATCACACCGGGCTGCACCGGGCTCTACACCGCCGAACAGGCCGCGGCCTGGCGCAGGATCACCGACTTCGCCCACACCCGGGCGCCCGGCACGGCCATCGGCGTACAGCTGGGCCACTCGGGCCGCAAAGGCTCCACGAAACTCATGTGGGACGGCATCGACGACCCGCTGCCCGATGGCAACTGGCCGCTCAGCGCGCCCTCCCCGCTCCCGTACAAGCCCGCGAGCCAGACCCCGCGCGAACTCTCCCGCGCCGGTCTGACGGAGATCCGCGAACAGTTCGTCGCGGCGGCCCGCCGCGCCGACCTCGCCGGCTTCGACCTCCTCGAACTCCACTGTGCCCACGGCTACTTGCTGTCAGGATTCCTCTCCCCGCTCACCAACCACCGCACGGACGCGTACGGCGGCACCCTCACCGCCCGACTCCGCTTCCCCCTCGAAGTCTTCGACGCGATACGAGAGGTGTGGCCGGAAGAGAAACCCATGACGGTCCGCATCTCGGCCACCGACTGGGCCGACGGCGGCACCACGGCCGAGGACGCCGTCGAGATCGCCCGCGCCTTCGCCGCGCACGGCGCCGACGCCATCGACGTGTCGACGGGCCAGGTCGTCTCCGACGAACGCCCCGCGTACGGCCGCTCCTACCAGACGCCGTACGCCGACCGCATCCGCAACGAAACAGGCATCCCCGTCCTCACGGTGGGCGCCATCTCCTCCTGGGACGACGTCAACTCCCTGCTCCTCGCGGGCCGTACGGACCTCTGCGCACTGGCCCGCCCCCACCTCTACGACCCCCACTGGACCCTGCACGCGGCAGCCGAGCAGGGCTACCAGGGCCCGGGCGCCCCCTGGCCCCTCCAGTACCGCGCGGGCAGCCGCCGCCCGCAGACGGGACGCACGGACGCCCCGAAACCCCGCCTGTCACTCAATAGATGA
- a CDS encoding ATP-binding protein — translation MHEPASPASWRIALPHTTAAVPVARALVRTALTDIESSADTDTAELLTAELVANAVEHTRGQDPIELVIELLPTGCQVEVHDSSPLPPGDLTAPCPPEEPDPWQEHGRGLLLIRTLSSSCGHRPTESGKAVWFTLPTRGCAGGGPGVS, via the coding sequence TTGCACGAGCCCGCCTCCCCCGCCTCCTGGCGCATCGCGCTGCCGCACACCACGGCAGCCGTGCCCGTCGCGCGCGCCCTGGTCCGTACCGCGCTGACCGACATCGAGTCGTCCGCCGACACCGACACCGCGGAACTGCTCACCGCGGAACTGGTCGCCAACGCCGTCGAGCACACCAGGGGGCAGGACCCGATAGAGCTGGTGATCGAGCTGCTGCCCACCGGCTGCCAGGTCGAGGTGCACGACTCCAGCCCGCTGCCGCCCGGCGATCTCACCGCCCCCTGCCCGCCCGAGGAGCCCGACCCCTGGCAGGAGCACGGCCGCGGTCTCCTCCTGATCCGCACCCTCAGCTCATCGTGCGGGCACCGGCCCACCGAGTCCGGCAAAGCGGTGTGGTTCACGCTCCCCACCCGCGGGTGCGCGGGCGGTGGGCCCGGGGTCAGCTGA
- a CDS encoding acyl-CoA dehydrogenase family protein, whose translation MTAFSLDPEQTAWCAELRTLASERLRPLAEKGEPGRVNRPLVEALGELGLLGRLFDDAPAVDSDRGSAPSVRPGRGSAPVVGPGQDPAAAVGSDRGSAPAGRPDRGSAPNVAPGPGQVPAPAVRPGGGSGPAVGPSHGATPARGTGALDLCLMRESLAYACTEAETALALQGLGAYPVHAHGTAAQRERWLPPVRAGRAIVAFALSEPGAGSDAAALSLTATPDGSGSGPGTRSGSQGWRLTGEKCWISNAPEADFYTVFARTSPGTGARGVTAFLVPADRAGLTGTRLDMLSPHPIGALVFDGVRVGPEDVLGEVDRGFRVAMTTLNRFRPSVGAFAVGMAAAALDATLAYTAEREAFGGKLKDLQSVAHQVAEMATRTEAARLMVYAAASAYDREGAGAPGIARRAAMAKLLATENAQYVVDAAVQLHGARALQRGHLLEHLYREVRAPRVYEGASEVQRTIIAKELYG comes from the coding sequence ATGACGGCTTTCTCGCTCGATCCTGAACAAACCGCCTGGTGCGCGGAGCTGCGGACACTCGCCTCCGAGCGGCTGCGGCCCCTGGCGGAGAAGGGCGAGCCGGGCCGCGTGAACCGGCCACTGGTCGAGGCACTGGGCGAACTGGGGCTGCTGGGCCGCCTGTTCGATGACGCCCCCGCGGTCGACTCCGACCGAGGCTCGGCGCCCTCCGTCCGCCCGGGCCGGGGCTCGGCGCCGGTTGTCGGTCCGGGCCAGGATCCGGCCGCCGCGGTCGGCTCCGACCGGGGCTCGGCACCTGCTGGCCGCCCGGACCGGGGCTCGGCACCTAATGTCGCCCCCGGCCCCGGCCAGGTCCCGGCACCCGCCGTCCGGCCCGGCGGGGGCTCGGGGCCCGCCGTCGGCCCCAGCCACGGTGCGACCCCCGCCCGGGGAACCGGCGCCCTCGACCTCTGCCTGATGCGCGAATCGCTCGCCTACGCCTGTACGGAGGCCGAGACCGCCCTCGCCCTGCAAGGCCTCGGCGCCTATCCCGTGCACGCGCACGGCACGGCCGCGCAGCGGGAGCGGTGGCTGCCGCCCGTCCGCGCCGGGCGCGCCATCGTGGCCTTCGCGCTCTCCGAGCCGGGCGCGGGCTCGGACGCGGCGGCCCTGTCCCTCACGGCGACACCGGACGGCTCCGGTTCCGGCCCGGGCACCCGTTCCGGCTCGCAAGGCTGGCGCCTCACCGGCGAGAAGTGCTGGATCTCGAACGCCCCCGAAGCCGACTTCTACACCGTCTTCGCCCGTACGTCCCCCGGCACGGGAGCCCGTGGCGTCACCGCCTTCCTGGTCCCCGCCGACCGCGCGGGCCTGACCGGCACCCGCCTCGACATGCTCTCCCCGCACCCGATCGGCGCGCTCGTCTTCGACGGGGTACGGGTCGGCCCCGAGGACGTCCTCGGCGAGGTCGACCGCGGCTTCCGGGTCGCGATGACCACCCTGAACCGGTTCCGGCCGAGCGTCGGCGCGTTCGCGGTCGGCATGGCGGCCGCGGCCCTGGACGCGACCCTCGCGTACACGGCCGAACGGGAGGCGTTCGGGGGCAAGTTGAAGGACCTCCAGTCCGTCGCCCATCAGGTCGCCGAGATGGCCACGCGCACGGAGGCGGCCCGCCTGATGGTGTACGCGGCGGCTTCCGCGTACGACCGGGAAGGCGCCGGGGCGCCCGGCATCGCGCGCCGGGCGGCGATGGCGAAGCTGCTCGCGACGGAGAACGCGCAGTACGTGGTCGATGCCGCCGTCCAACTGCACGGTGCCCGCGCGCTCCAGCGCGGCCACCTCCTCGAACACCTCTATCGCGAGGTGCGTGCGCCGCGCGTCTATGAGGGGGCGAGCGAGGTGCAGCGCACGATCATCGCGAAGGAGCTGTACGGGTGA
- a CDS encoding RidA family protein — MTLHRVNPAELSPPTGFSHAVTATGSRLVFLAGQTALDSEGKVVGTTLPEQFEVALANLLTALRHADGTPADLARVTVYATDVADYREHAPELGAIWRRLVGRDYPAMAVVGAVRLWDDQALVELDGVAVLD, encoded by the coding sequence ATGACCCTGCACCGCGTCAACCCCGCCGAGCTCTCCCCGCCCACCGGCTTCTCGCACGCCGTCACCGCGACCGGCTCCCGCCTCGTCTTCCTCGCCGGGCAGACCGCCCTGGACAGCGAGGGCAAGGTCGTCGGAACCACCCTGCCCGAGCAGTTCGAGGTGGCCCTCGCCAACCTCCTCACCGCCCTGCGCCACGCGGACGGCACCCCCGCCGACCTCGCTCGCGTCACCGTCTACGCCACGGACGTGGCCGACTACCGCGAACACGCACCCGAACTGGGCGCCATCTGGCGGCGGTTGGTCGGCCGCGACTACCCCGCGATGGCGGTGGTGGGCGCGGTCCGGCTGTGGGACGATCAAGCGTTGGTGGAGCTGGACGGGGTGGCGGTCCTCGACTGA
- a CDS encoding enoyl-CoA hydratase family protein — MSPFTGSASRTPDWRHLRLAVDDGVATVTLARPDKLNALTFGAYADLRDLLAELSRDKSVRALVLGGEGRGFCSGGDVDEIIGATLAMDTAQLLDFNRMTGQVVRAIRECPFPVIAAVHGVAAGAGAVLALAADFRVADPSARFSFLFTRVGLSGGDMGAAYLLPRVVGLGHATRLLMLGDAVRAAEAERIGLISELTDEGKAAESAHALARRLADGPALAYAQTKALLTSELDMPLAASVELDAATQALLMNGEDYAEFHASFTEKRPPKWRGR; from the coding sequence ATGAGTCCCTTCACCGGCTCCGCTTCCCGCACCCCCGACTGGCGGCATCTGCGCCTCGCCGTCGACGACGGGGTCGCCACGGTCACCCTCGCCCGCCCCGACAAGCTCAACGCCCTCACCTTCGGCGCCTACGCCGACCTGCGCGACCTCCTCGCCGAACTGTCCCGCGACAAGTCCGTACGCGCCCTGGTGCTCGGCGGCGAGGGGCGCGGGTTCTGCTCGGGCGGGGACGTCGACGAGATCATCGGCGCGACGCTCGCCATGGACACCGCCCAGCTCCTCGACTTCAACCGCATGACGGGGCAGGTCGTGCGGGCCATCAGGGAGTGCCCCTTCCCGGTGATCGCCGCCGTGCACGGAGTGGCCGCGGGCGCGGGCGCCGTGCTCGCCCTCGCCGCGGACTTCCGCGTCGCGGACCCGAGCGCCCGCTTCTCCTTCCTCTTCACCCGCGTGGGGCTCTCCGGAGGCGACATGGGCGCCGCCTACCTCCTGCCCCGTGTCGTCGGCCTCGGCCACGCCACGCGGCTGCTGATGCTGGGCGACGCGGTGCGCGCCGCGGAGGCCGAACGGATCGGCCTGATCAGTGAGTTGACGGACGAGGGCAAGGCCGCGGAGTCCGCCCACGCCCTGGCCCGCCGCCTCGCCGACGGTCCGGCCCTCGCGTACGCCCAGACCAAGGCGCTGCTCACCTCCGAACTGGACATGCCCCTGGCGGCGTCGGTGGAACTGGACGCGGCGACCCAGGCACTGCTCATGAACGGCGAGGACTACGCCGAGTTCCACGCCTCGTTCACAGAGAAGCGCCCGCCGAAGTGGCGGGGCCGGTGA